A single window of Chloracidobacterium thermophilum B DNA harbors:
- a CDS encoding bifunctional YncE family protein/alkaline phosphatase family protein produces MNFNVPRQLRLTLGISLTLLAMLFTGGRLAADRQPQPEFRLTPAGTLIRDAATHQPAVGALPVNLIRSPDGRYLIAVNSGFGIQRNATHKLHQSLAVIDLAARPAPTVIQNVYVPVPQSVCVGAVFVPQPHPDGTCTFYVSGGQENKIWRFQFVPGARQPLQPGVSNFNIPLEAPFIEVSGLAAEPPSPRYNNNLAAVFPLGLALSTDGETLYTANNLGDSLGLIHHHQGEPELESLKLQNPKRPNQATYPYEVKVVPTGQGDKVYVSCWGDGSLAVVNPTTKAVRFVDIGRHPTAMTLDRAQTRLYVVNSDGDAVSVMDTATDTEIERIALRLDERNRGGTSPQSLALDEDETTLYVANARANCVAVVRLGAQARPTAQRHDASEARHQAASKKPSRKTKVRSEPESTAEPERRQQASVVKGFIPTGLYPSAVAVVGRTLVVGNGKGTGFENSSVVANTSGRFPNAPNDRFPAEAESGRQGGQYSVALVAGTLSHIPLPDDRQLADYTRQTLQNNGLLGPHKTRLFKGPSPIRHIIYIIKENRTYDAVFGDLERAGNGLPADGDPYLAIFGAGEAAVAHDGTPQDITPNHRALALRFGLFDRFFVNSEASPDGHNWATAALSSDYTDKAFRWEYSRRSRTYDYEGFNRLPNFAPRQGVPPAFDLPVTADDIERYLVRFIPYRQGARDIAEPDTLYLWDAAARAGLTYRNYGEFVGTVSQAELDAINRNQRRSYPDLTPNVTATPTKKALEGHVCPTFRNFDMHTPDAMTTDSYLAALNSHGQTDPLITVQHPDPRFRGTSRLGAWLAEFQQCVETRQTTGRDELPNFSIVRLPNDHTSGMMPGLPTPQFHVADNDYALGRLVEAVSTSPYWKDTAIVVVEDDAQNGPDHVDCHRSVALVISAYNRPGQLIHEYHTTVSLIRTMELLLGLPPMNALDANAVPMDIFQDKPDLRPYRAILPRVAAGNLLVAPPQTAREAAMVRWCQAMNLAHADLEDADALNAIIWYATCGSHRPPPAQSPDLPVFAALAQGVAGRDE; encoded by the coding sequence ATGAACTTCAATGTACCGCGCCAGCTCAGATTGACTTTGGGAATCAGCCTGACGCTTCTGGCCATGCTCTTCACTGGTGGACGCCTGGCCGCCGACCGGCAACCCCAGCCGGAGTTTCGCCTGACACCGGCTGGGACGCTCATCCGGGACGCCGCCACCCACCAGCCCGCCGTCGGGGCACTTCCCGTCAACCTCATCCGCTCACCCGATGGGCGCTACCTCATTGCCGTCAACAGCGGCTTTGGCATCCAGCGCAACGCCACCCACAAACTGCACCAGTCGCTGGCCGTGATTGACCTTGCCGCGCGTCCCGCGCCGACCGTCATCCAGAACGTCTATGTTCCCGTTCCGCAAAGCGTCTGTGTCGGGGCCGTGTTTGTCCCACAACCTCACCCCGATGGCACCTGCACGTTCTATGTTTCCGGCGGTCAAGAAAACAAAATCTGGCGCTTTCAGTTTGTCCCCGGCGCGCGGCAGCCGCTCCAGCCCGGCGTCAGCAACTTCAACATCCCGCTCGAAGCCCCGTTTATCGAAGTGTCCGGCCTGGCCGCCGAGCCGCCTTCGCCGCGCTACAACAACAACCTGGCGGCCGTCTTCCCCCTCGGCCTCGCCCTCAGTACCGATGGCGAAACGCTCTACACCGCCAACAATCTGGGTGACAGCCTGGGTCTGATTCACCACCATCAGGGCGAGCCAGAACTGGAAAGCCTCAAACTCCAGAACCCCAAACGTCCGAACCAGGCCACGTACCCCTACGAAGTCAAAGTCGTTCCAACCGGGCAAGGCGACAAGGTATATGTCTCCTGCTGGGGCGATGGCTCGCTGGCTGTCGTTAACCCAACGACGAAAGCCGTCCGTTTCGTGGACATCGGCCGGCATCCAACCGCCATGACACTTGACCGCGCCCAAACCCGACTCTACGTGGTCAACTCGGACGGAGATGCTGTGAGCGTCATGGACACAGCCACGGATACTGAAATCGAACGCATTGCCCTGCGCCTCGATGAACGGAACCGGGGCGGAACAAGTCCGCAAAGCCTTGCCCTCGACGAAGACGAAACCACACTGTACGTTGCCAATGCCCGCGCCAACTGCGTTGCCGTCGTCAGGCTGGGCGCGCAGGCACGGCCAACCGCACAACGTCATGACGCATCCGAAGCGCGTCATCAGGCTGCGTCAAAAAAGCCCTCTCGCAAAACGAAAGTCCGTTCCGAACCGGAGTCCACTGCCGAGCCTGAGAGACGGCAACAAGCCTCCGTTGTCAAGGGCTTCATCCCGACCGGGCTTTACCCGTCGGCCGTTGCTGTCGTCGGCAGGACGCTGGTTGTCGGCAATGGCAAAGGCACCGGCTTTGAAAACTCCTCGGTTGTCGCCAACACCTCCGGGCGGTTTCCCAACGCGCCCAACGATCGCTTCCCGGCAGAAGCTGAATCGGGAAGGCAGGGCGGGCAGTACAGTGTCGCCCTTGTGGCCGGAACGCTCAGCCACATCCCGCTGCCGGATGACCGGCAACTGGCGGACTACACGCGCCAGACACTGCAAAACAACGGACTGCTCGGCCCCCACAAAACGCGCCTTTTCAAGGGCCCGTCGCCCATCCGGCACATCATCTACATCATCAAGGAAAACCGTACCTACGACGCCGTTTTTGGCGATCTGGAGCGCGCCGGGAACGGGCTTCCGGCCGACGGCGATCCCTACCTCGCCATTTTCGGAGCCGGAGAGGCCGCCGTCGCACACGACGGCACTCCGCAGGACATCACCCCCAACCACCGCGCCCTGGCGCTGCGCTTCGGTCTGTTTGACCGCTTTTTTGTCAACTCTGAAGCCAGCCCCGACGGACACAACTGGGCCACGGCCGCCCTGTCGAGTGACTACACCGACAAGGCTTTTCGCTGGGAGTATTCCCGGCGGTCACGCACCTACGACTACGAAGGTTTCAACCGCCTGCCAAACTTCGCGCCGCGCCAGGGCGTTCCCCCGGCTTTCGACCTGCCGGTTACGGCGGATGACATCGAACGCTACCTCGTCCGCTTCATCCCCTACCGCCAGGGGGCCCGCGACATTGCGGAACCCGACACCCTGTATCTCTGGGACGCCGCCGCGCGCGCCGGATTGACCTACCGCAACTATGGCGAATTCGTCGGCACAGTCTCCCAGGCTGAGTTGGACGCCATCAACCGCAACCAACGACGGAGCTACCCCGACCTGACGCCCAACGTCACAGCCACCCCGACCAAAAAAGCCCTCGAAGGCCACGTGTGCCCGACGTTCCGCAACTTCGACATGCACACCCCCGATGCCATGACGACCGACTCCTACCTGGCGGCGTTGAACAGCCATGGACAGACCGACCCGCTCATCACCGTGCAGCATCCCGACCCTCGCTTCCGTGGTACGTCGCGGCTTGGCGCCTGGCTCGCTGAGTTCCAGCAGTGCGTGGAGACCCGGCAGACCACCGGACGCGATGAACTGCCAAATTTTTCGATTGTCCGGCTGCCCAACGATCACACCAGCGGAATGATGCCCGGTCTTCCCACTCCGCAGTTTCACGTGGCGGACAACGACTATGCTCTGGGGCGTCTGGTGGAAGCCGTCTCGACCTCACCATACTGGAAAGACACCGCCATCGTTGTCGTCGAAGATGATGCTCAGAACGGCCCCGACCACGTGGACTGTCACCGGTCGGTGGCCCTGGTCATCAGCGCCTACAACCGGCCGGGCCAACTCATTCACGAATATCACACGACCGTCAGCCTGATTCGGACCATGGAACTTCTCCTGGGGCTGCCGCCAATGAATGCCCTGGACGCCAACGCGGTGCCCATGGACATCTTTCAGGACAAACCCGACCTCCGCCCATACCGGGCAATCCTGCCGCGCGTGGCGGCCGGTAATCTTCTCGTCGCGCCGCCACAAACCGCCCGCGAAGCCGCCATGGTGCGGTGGTGCCAGGCGATGAACCTGGCGCATGCCGATCTCGAAGATGCCGATGCGCTCAATGCCATCATCTGGTACGCCACCTGTGGCAGCCACCGTCCCCCGCCGGCGCAAAGTCCTGATTTGCCGGTGTTTGCCGCCCTCGCTCAGGGGGTTGCCGGGCGCGATGAGTGA
- a CDS encoding CHAP domain-containing protein — translation MVLRLKKQLRRFFVMTVAVLGLATAATAQVEDNTHQPYKGFSWGYCTYYAAQVFDRFAAAEGGIDWRGNGGMWLRAAQEKGWQTSTNPRDARVGAIIVWQNDGRGHVGVVDDVYPDGILISEMNWRVNSDGDATGGFNRISQSFLPFSTNLDRGVRRRYFFAGFIFPEKVATARKSFSTQDARGRGRQIRTVDAVSRPRVVRKGRP, via the coding sequence ATGGTGCTTCGCTTGAAGAAGCAACTTCGTCGCTTTTTTGTGATGACAGTTGCCGTACTCGGTCTGGCCACGGCAGCCACGGCCCAGGTCGAAGACAACACCCATCAGCCTTACAAAGGGTTTAGCTGGGGCTATTGCACATACTACGCCGCGCAGGTTTTCGACCGCTTTGCGGCGGCGGAAGGCGGCATTGACTGGCGCGGCAACGGCGGCATGTGGCTGCGCGCCGCACAGGAAAAAGGCTGGCAGACGAGTACCAACCCGCGCGATGCGCGCGTGGGCGCCATCATCGTCTGGCAAAATGACGGTCGGGGACACGTCGGCGTTGTGGATGACGTGTATCCAGATGGCATCCTCATCAGCGAGATGAACTGGCGCGTCAACAGCGATGGCGACGCCACGGGTGGTTTCAACCGCATCAGCCAGTCGTTTTTGCCGTTTTCGACCAACCTCGACCGTGGCGTGCGGCGGCGGTATTTTTTTGCCGGATTCATCTTCCCGGAAAAGGTGGCGACGGCGCGCAAAAGCTTTTCCACGCAGGACGCACGTGGGAGGGGCCGCCAGATTCGGACGGTGGATGCCGTTTCGCGGCCGCGTGTCGTCCGCAAGGGCCGCCCCTAG
- a CDS encoding spermidine synthase family protein, which yields MSTTPLPLWAREVSARRSAWYLGLTTFSILVLELAAIRWIGSQIRVFAYFANLVLMAVFLGMGLGVALGRRYPHLFEWVFPALLVLAAVLALSKQVGLMDLGFPDPSISLWGADVRMVSFGQFCLATLVVVGLFWLVALVFLLMAIPVGWWFGQLPPLRAYAYDLLGSLIGVLAFTAVAALHLPPAVWFGLGLLPLAWVSRRWWAILGIGVILLTGWASQGAYFSPYNRIDLATDDFFTGEGQPPNPVARPEYMLSINRDFHQYLLDLSVATVSQEPPGALRGQVQRIYEIPFRLTSRRDRALVVGAGTGNDAAAALRAGFAHVSCVEIDPVILRLGREKHPEQPYTRPNVRLINNDARAYFEQNHTDQYDVVCYGLVDSHAMFSALSTLRLDNYLYTVEGLRSGWKHVAPGGIMSVSFSVFAGDWMLYRLNNTLLEATGLQPLVILHGYNYGVTFLVGRELMPQTVQATTGFPVHVLPEMEIRIPTDDWPFLYLRPNTVPYAYLTVLTLILVTALVAVRQTFGADLLTSRRFDPVLFLMGAAFLLLETRMVTELGLLFGSTWVVNASVFAGVLVMVLLANGYVIRRTASRIQPWYVPLVISLLAVWWLGAGTLNQFSLLTRGILGGLLFALPVFFAGVIVSTLLKRAQDVPGALGSNILGSVVGGCLEYLSMYAGLRKMTLLAMALYLTAYLILARQAAQPEAAEAALPREADA from the coding sequence ATGAGCACCACCCCATTGCCCCTTTGGGCACGCGAGGTCTCCGCCCGGCGTTCAGCCTGGTATCTTGGGCTGACGACGTTCAGCATCCTCGTGCTCGAACTGGCGGCCATCCGGTGGATTGGCTCGCAAATCCGGGTCTTCGCCTACTTTGCCAACCTGGTACTCATGGCGGTTTTCCTTGGGATGGGCCTTGGGGTGGCCCTTGGCCGCCGGTATCCGCATCTTTTCGAGTGGGTGTTCCCGGCGCTGCTCGTCCTGGCTGCCGTTCTGGCTTTGTCCAAGCAGGTTGGGCTGATGGACTTGGGGTTTCCTGACCCATCCATCAGCCTCTGGGGAGCTGATGTCAGGATGGTTTCTTTCGGCCAGTTCTGTCTGGCGACGCTGGTTGTCGTTGGACTGTTCTGGCTGGTGGCACTGGTGTTTTTGCTCATGGCCATTCCGGTGGGCTGGTGGTTCGGGCAGCTTCCGCCCCTGCGGGCTTATGCCTATGACCTGCTTGGCTCACTCATCGGCGTGCTGGCGTTCACCGCGGTGGCGGCGCTGCACCTGCCACCGGCCGTCTGGTTCGGACTGGGGTTGCTTCCGCTCGCCTGGGTCAGCCGCCGGTGGTGGGCAATTTTAGGCATCGGCGTCATCCTGCTGACCGGCTGGGCCAGCCAGGGGGCTTACTTTTCGCCCTACAACCGCATTGATCTTGCAACCGACGATTTTTTCACCGGGGAGGGCCAGCCCCCCAACCCGGTTGCACGCCCGGAATACATGCTCAGTATCAACCGGGACTTTCACCAGTATCTACTTGATCTTTCCGTTGCCACAGTCAGCCAGGAACCGCCCGGCGCGCTTCGGGGGCAGGTTCAGAGAATCTACGAAATTCCTTTCCGTCTTACGTCGCGGCGCGACCGCGCGCTGGTTGTCGGGGCCGGCACAGGCAACGATGCCGCCGCGGCCCTGCGAGCCGGATTTGCCCATGTTTCCTGTGTCGAAATTGATCCGGTGATTTTACGCCTGGGGCGTGAGAAACACCCGGAACAACCATACACCCGCCCCAACGTCCGGCTCATCAACAACGACGCCCGCGCCTACTTCGAGCAAAACCATACCGACCAGTATGATGTCGTCTGCTATGGACTCGTGGACTCCCACGCCATGTTTTCCGCCCTGTCCACACTCCGTCTGGACAACTACCTCTACACGGTCGAGGGGCTTCGTTCCGGCTGGAAGCACGTCGCACCGGGCGGCATCATGTCCGTTTCCTTCTCGGTTTTCGCCGGCGACTGGATGCTCTACCGCCTCAACAACACGCTTCTGGAGGCGACCGGCCTTCAGCCTTTGGTGATTCTGCACGGCTATAACTACGGGGTGACGTTTCTCGTAGGGCGCGAACTGATGCCCCAGACGGTGCAGGCCACAACGGGCTTTCCGGTTCACGTCCTCCCTGAAATGGAAATCCGCATTCCAACCGACGACTGGCCGTTTCTTTATCTGCGCCCCAATACGGTGCCCTATGCCTACCTGACCGTTCTGACGCTGATCCTCGTCACGGCCCTGGTGGCTGTCCGGCAGACGTTCGGGGCCGACCTGCTTACCTCACGCCGGTTTGACCCGGTGCTGTTTCTGATGGGTGCGGCCTTTCTGTTGCTTGAAACGCGGATGGTCACAGAGTTGGGTCTGCTCTTTGGTTCGACGTGGGTCGTCAACGCCTCCGTTTTTGCCGGCGTTCTTGTCATGGTGCTGCTGGCCAACGGCTACGTCATCCGGCGGACGGCCTCCCGGATTCAGCCGTGGTACGTCCCCTTGGTCATATCCCTGCTCGCGGTGTGGTGGTTGGGGGCTGGGACGCTCAATCAGTTTTCGCTACTGACGCGCGGCATCCTGGGCGGACTGCTCTTTGCCCTGCCGGTGTTTTTTGCCGGGGTCATTGTCTCCACCCTTCTGAAGCGGGCCCAGGATGTCCCCGGCGCACTCGGGTCCAACATCCTGGGTTCAGTGGTCGGCGGCTGCCTGGAATACCTTTCCATGTACGCGGGGCTGCGCAAGATGACCCTGCTGGCGATGGCGCTCTACCTGACGGCGTATCTCATTCTGGCGCGGCAGGCGGCCCAGCCGGAAGCGGCTGAAGCAGCGCTTCCCCGCGAAGCCGATGCCTGA
- the ftsH gene encoding ATP-dependent zinc metalloprotease FtsH: protein MKQESRWNFGYWMVAILALLVFQEYWQRMSTVEPVPYSEFEKALAEGRVEEVIVTDRTITGRLKAPDQRGKTSIVATRVEPELADRLSGYGVRYSRVVENTWLRDVLSWVLPALVFFGVWFFLFRRFAEKQGVGGFMSVGKSRAKVYVEKKTGVTFGDVAGVDEAKAELEEVVNFLKAPQEYGRLGARIPKGVLLVGPPGTGKTLLAKAVAGEAGVPFFSISGSEFIEMFVGVGAARVRDLFEQARTHAPAIIFIDELDALGRARGAGGPLVGHDEREQTLNQLLTEMDGFDTSVGLIILAATNRPEILDPALLRAGRFDRQVLVDRPDKKGRLEILKVHARKITLAPGLDLEQVAALTTGFSGADLANLVNEAALAATRRKAAAVELVDFTVALERIVAGLEKKNRVINARERETVAYHEIGHALVALALPGADAVHKISIIPRGIGALGYTLQRPTEDRFLMTRADLENKIAVLLGGRAAEKLVFGEISTGAADDLARATDIARDMITRYGMDEGLGYVAFEAQKPRFLDVPELAQGGCRVAESTQARIDQAIRDIVMGAFERAYRILETNREVLERCARELLERETLEESDIRKLTQGLKPAAEVAEAPVALPRR from the coding sequence ATGAAGCAGGAAAGTCGCTGGAATTTCGGATACTGGATGGTGGCCATTCTGGCGCTGCTGGTATTTCAGGAGTACTGGCAGCGGATGAGTACCGTTGAGCCGGTTCCCTACAGTGAGTTTGAGAAGGCGCTGGCGGAAGGGCGCGTGGAGGAGGTCATCGTCACGGACAGGACGATAACCGGGCGGTTGAAAGCGCCAGACCAGCGCGGCAAGACCTCGATTGTGGCAACGCGCGTGGAGCCAGAACTGGCCGATCGGTTGTCCGGGTATGGTGTCAGGTACAGCCGCGTTGTGGAAAACACCTGGTTGCGGGACGTGCTCTCGTGGGTGCTGCCAGCTTTGGTCTTTTTTGGGGTGTGGTTTTTCCTGTTCCGGCGGTTTGCGGAAAAGCAGGGTGTGGGCGGCTTTATGAGCGTCGGCAAGAGCCGCGCCAAGGTCTATGTCGAGAAAAAAACCGGCGTGACGTTTGGTGACGTGGCGGGGGTAGATGAAGCCAAAGCCGAACTGGAGGAAGTCGTCAACTTTCTGAAAGCGCCGCAGGAATATGGTCGTCTGGGAGCGCGGATTCCCAAGGGGGTGCTCCTGGTCGGCCCGCCGGGCACCGGCAAAACCCTGCTGGCCAAGGCCGTTGCCGGTGAAGCTGGCGTGCCGTTTTTCTCGATTTCGGGTTCGGAGTTCATTGAAATGTTTGTCGGAGTGGGCGCTGCCCGGGTACGTGATCTGTTTGAGCAGGCGCGCACGCACGCACCGGCGATCATTTTCATTGACGAACTGGATGCTCTGGGACGCGCGCGTGGCGCGGGCGGCCCGCTGGTCGGACACGACGAACGCGAGCAGACGCTCAATCAGTTGCTGACCGAAATGGACGGCTTTGATACATCAGTCGGCTTGATCATTCTGGCCGCGACGAACCGGCCGGAGATTCTTGATCCGGCGCTGCTACGCGCCGGCCGGTTTGACCGGCAGGTGCTTGTGGACCGTCCCGACAAGAAGGGACGGCTGGAGATTCTCAAGGTTCACGCCAGGAAGATCACACTGGCCCCTGGTCTGGATTTGGAACAGGTGGCCGCGTTGACGACGGGTTTTTCCGGGGCTGACCTAGCGAATCTCGTCAACGAGGCGGCACTGGCGGCCACCCGGCGCAAGGCGGCAGCGGTCGAGTTGGTGGATTTTACAGTGGCGCTGGAGCGCATCGTGGCGGGTCTGGAAAAGAAAAACCGCGTCATCAATGCCAGGGAGCGCGAAACCGTGGCCTATCACGAAATCGGGCATGCGCTGGTTGCACTGGCTTTGCCGGGGGCGGATGCCGTCCACAAGATTTCGATCATTCCCCGTGGGATTGGGGCGCTTGGGTACACCTTGCAGCGACCGACCGAAGACCGGTTTCTGATGACGCGCGCCGATTTGGAAAACAAAATTGCCGTGCTGTTGGGCGGCCGGGCAGCCGAAAAGCTCGTGTTTGGCGAGATTTCGACAGGCGCGGCCGATGACCTGGCGCGGGCAACCGACATTGCCCGCGACATGATCACCCGTTACGGCATGGATGAAGGGCTGGGCTATGTTGCCTTTGAGGCCCAGAAGCCGCGTTTTCTGGATGTACCGGAGTTGGCTCAGGGAGGCTGCCGAGTAGCTGAGTCCACGCAGGCACGAATAGATCAAGCTATCCGGGATATTGTCATGGGCGCGTTTGAACGCGCTTACCGGATTCTTGAGACCAACCGCGAGGTGCTGGAGCGGTGCGCCCGCGAGTTGCTTGAACGCGAAACCCTGGAAGAAAGTGACATTCGGAAACTGACTCAGGGGTTGAAGCCGGCAGCGGAGGTGGCGGAAGCGCCCGTTGCCCTGCCCCGTCGCTAG
- a CDS encoding Hsp20/alpha crystallin family protein encodes MDLKKLAPWNWFRKEQETQPTALPVRKAESAGTARETIEPALPAPFLPVFQLQREIDRLFNEAFRNFGLAWPSLTLPSLPTPDWQGLLRPALDIHETETHYHIALELPGVEPKDVNITLDEDVLYIQGEKRHEQEYKDGQQHRIERTYGAFQRMLNLPDDADADNIKASFRNGVLTLTIGKRTPSRPQRGRPIPIES; translated from the coding sequence ATGGACTTGAAAAAACTGGCCCCCTGGAACTGGTTCAGAAAAGAACAGGAAACGCAACCAACAGCACTCCCGGTCCGCAAAGCGGAGTCTGCGGGGACAGCGCGCGAAACCATCGAGCCGGCCCTGCCTGCGCCTTTTTTGCCGGTGTTCCAACTGCAACGCGAGATTGACCGGCTGTTCAATGAAGCATTTCGCAACTTTGGCCTGGCGTGGCCGTCCTTGACGCTGCCAAGCCTGCCGACGCCTGACTGGCAGGGGCTGCTCCGCCCGGCGCTCGACATTCACGAAACAGAGACGCACTACCACATTGCACTGGAGCTACCCGGTGTAGAGCCGAAGGATGTCAACATCACGCTGGACGAAGACGTGCTGTACATTCAGGGCGAAAAGCGCCACGAGCAGGAGTACAAAGACGGGCAGCAGCATCGGATCGAGCGTACGTATGGCGCTTTTCAGCGGATGCTCAATCTGCCTGACGATGCGGATGCTGACAATATCAAGGCCAGTTTCAGGAACGGTGTCCTGACGTTGACGATTGGCAAGCGGACGCCGAGCCGGCCGCAGCGGGGGCGTCCCATTCCCATTGAGAGTTAG
- a CDS encoding TMEM165/GDT1 family protein, with protein sequence MESLLISTAVVALAEIGDKTQLLAFILAARFKKPLPIILGILVATLLNHGLAGALGAWLTSVVSPDVLRWVLGLSFIGMAIWTLIPDRIEEEETQVARRFGVFGATLLTFFLVEMGDKTQIATVALAAHYAAPWMVILGTTLGMLIADVPAIFVGDRLASKIPMKLVHAVAAAVFALLGLVTLLGSWLQP encoded by the coding sequence ATGGAATCTCTTCTCATTTCAACGGCCGTTGTCGCGCTGGCGGAGATCGGCGACAAAACCCAACTTCTCGCCTTCATCCTTGCGGCGCGGTTCAAAAAGCCACTGCCCATCATTCTGGGCATCCTGGTGGCCACCCTGCTCAACCACGGACTGGCCGGTGCACTGGGGGCCTGGCTCACCAGCGTTGTCAGTCCCGACGTGCTGCGCTGGGTGCTTGGTCTGTCCTTTATCGGCATGGCTATCTGGACGCTTATCCCTGACCGCATCGAAGAGGAAGAAACCCAGGTTGCCCGGCGCTTTGGTGTCTTCGGCGCAACGCTGCTGACGTTTTTCCTGGTGGAAATGGGTGACAAAACCCAAATCGCCACCGTGGCTCTTGCCGCCCACTATGCCGCGCCCTGGATGGTCATCCTTGGCACCACGTTGGGGATGCTCATCGCCGACGTGCCCGCCATCTTTGTCGGGGACAGGCTGGCGTCCAAAATCCCGATGAAGCTGGTTCACGCCGTGGCCGCCGCTGTCTTTGCCCTGCTGGGTCTCGTCACGCTGCTCGGAAGCTGGCTCCAACCGTAG